From Cellulomonas fimi ATCC 484, a single genomic window includes:
- a CDS encoding alpha/beta fold hydrolase, giving the protein MRIQERGTGTPVVLVHGFGVDHRILLPLDPVIADHGGWRRLYVDLPWVSPRADGTPVASTEDVARVLRDAVVDRLGDEPFAVVGNSYGGMLARRLAHDLRDQVLGLATVAGLWEADDTRRTVPPRTVLHADPAVLAGVDATLADGYAEMAVVQSAAGLADYRRWVQPGVDAADPAVLDRLRARYPLDVDPEDASPAPFTAPTLVLCGRQDQVVGYADAFRRLDHYPRAAFVVLDAAGHNVHLDQPAASAAALTTWLDEVRRWSGSRGRLAGTAVTR; this is encoded by the coding sequence ATGCGCATCCAGGAACGGGGGACGGGCACGCCCGTCGTGCTCGTGCACGGGTTCGGCGTCGACCACCGGATCCTGCTCCCGCTCGACCCGGTGATCGCCGACCACGGCGGCTGGCGACGGCTCTACGTCGACCTGCCCTGGGTGTCGCCTCGCGCCGACGGGACGCCCGTGGCCAGCACCGAGGACGTCGCACGCGTGCTGCGGGACGCGGTCGTCGACCGGCTCGGCGACGAGCCGTTCGCGGTCGTCGGCAACTCCTACGGAGGCATGCTCGCGCGCCGCCTCGCGCACGACCTGCGCGACCAGGTGCTCGGCCTCGCGACCGTCGCCGGGCTGTGGGAGGCCGACGACACCCGCCGCACCGTCCCGCCGCGCACCGTCCTGCACGCCGACCCCGCCGTGCTCGCGGGCGTCGACGCCACGCTCGCCGACGGGTACGCCGAGATGGCCGTCGTCCAGAGCGCGGCCGGGCTGGCGGACTACCGCAGGTGGGTGCAGCCCGGCGTCGACGCCGCCGACCCCGCGGTGCTCGACCGCCTGCGCGCCCGGTACCCGCTGGACGTCGACCCCGAGGACGCCTCCCCCGCGCCGTTCACCGCGCCCACGCTCGTGCTGTGCGGCCGCCAGGACCAGGTCGTCGGCTACGCCGACGCGTTCCGCCGGCTCGACCACTACCCGCGCGCCGCGTTCGTCGTGCTCGACGCCGCGGGCCACAACGTCCACCTCGACCAGCCCGCCGCGTCGGCCGCCGCCCTGACCACCTGGCTCGACGAGGTCCGCCGCTGGTCCGGCTCCCGTGGGCGCCTCGCGGGGACCGCCGTCACCCGCTGA